A section of the Spirosoma pollinicola genome encodes:
- a CDS encoding EamA family transporter, with product MWWIYALLSALFAALTAILAKVGIKGVNTDLATAIRTVVILFVAWGLVFWRGGIDTLPTLSRQNWLFLVLSGVATGLSWIFYFKALQLGKVSQVAPVDKLSVAIVIILSVVFLGEVLTWKAAIGAILIIGGTLVLIL from the coding sequence ATGTGGTGGATATATGCATTACTCTCGGCCTTATTTGCCGCACTGACGGCCATCCTGGCGAAAGTCGGTATTAAAGGGGTCAATACTGACCTGGCAACAGCCATTAGAACGGTTGTCATTTTGTTTGTGGCCTGGGGACTGGTATTCTGGCGAGGTGGTATTGATACATTACCTACGCTCAGTCGCCAGAACTGGCTGTTTTTGGTCTTATCAGGTGTAGCTACCGGGCTCTCGTGGATTTTCTATTTTAAAGCGCTGCAACTGGGTAAGGTTTCGCAGGTAGCCCCCGTTGATAAGCTCAGCGTAGCCATCGTTATAATTCTATCAGTTGTTTTTCTGGGCGAAGTATTAACCTGGAAAGCAGCAATTGGGGCAATCTTAATAATTGGCGGCACGCTGGTGTTGATTCTGTGA
- a CDS encoding metallophosphoesterase, with protein sequence MKRYFVRQSIGFCLVVLVSGSLGIHACKSGSSDPVTNPVTSTLPIKPLSNGLTFFAMGDWGVLGLLHQQQVAGQLETYAAGLTPSFLVMAGDNFYQIGVSSVTDPQWKLSFENIYTGTHLPSSFYVALGNHDYQQSVQAQLDYGRQHPRWIMPSRYYSQRITINNQSALRLIVIDTNPFLEEYRQNTATFPDILQDTGKQVRWIDSVLANTTEPWKIVVGHHPLYSVGADHGNQTELLQQLGPLFQKYGVHLYLCGHSHTLQHLPPVGQTDFVISGGGGAPLGPIADSTKAQFARSSGGFSVFSMNADSLRMGFVDTNGKLLYSWQRARTR encoded by the coding sequence ATGAAACGCTACTTTGTACGTCAGTCGATTGGTTTTTGTTTAGTGGTCTTGGTGTCCGGCAGTTTAGGCATCCACGCCTGCAAATCCGGCAGTTCGGACCCCGTGACGAATCCCGTCACCAGTACGTTACCCATAAAACCATTATCAAATGGTCTGACGTTTTTTGCGATGGGCGACTGGGGCGTATTGGGATTATTACACCAGCAGCAGGTTGCGGGTCAACTGGAGACTTACGCGGCTGGACTGACGCCCTCGTTTCTGGTGATGGCCGGGGATAATTTTTACCAGATTGGTGTTAGCAGTGTTACGGACCCGCAGTGGAAACTTTCCTTCGAGAACATCTATACCGGAACCCATCTACCGTCCTCGTTCTACGTAGCCCTGGGCAATCACGACTACCAGCAGAGCGTACAGGCTCAACTCGATTACGGGCGTCAACATCCACGCTGGATTATGCCTTCCCGTTACTACTCCCAGCGAATTACTATCAACAACCAGAGTGCCCTGCGGCTCATTGTCATTGACACCAATCCCTTTTTGGAAGAATATCGGCAAAACACGGCAACGTTCCCCGACATTTTGCAGGACACGGGTAAGCAAGTGCGCTGGATTGACAGTGTATTGGCTAATACAACGGAACCCTGGAAGATAGTAGTGGGGCATCATCCGCTTTATTCCGTAGGAGCCGATCACGGGAATCAGACTGAACTGTTGCAACAGTTGGGGCCACTGTTTCAGAAATATGGCGTTCACTTGTATTTGTGTGGCCACTCACACACGCTACAGCATTTGCCGCCTGTCGGTCAAACGGATTTTGTTATTTCCGGAGGTGGTGGCGCACCGCTTGGCCCTATTGCTGACTCGACCAAAGCGCAATTTGCGCGATCAAGTGGCGGTTTTTCCGTGTTTTCAATGAATGCAGACAGCTTGCGAATGGGATTTGTTGATACCAATGGTAAGCTCCTATATAGTTGGCAACGCGCCCGGACCCGGTAG
- a CDS encoding RES family NAD+ phosphorylase translates to MPTTLYRIQTDNHRDTLLDGISAQLRGGRWNLRGRPMVYTATPPELCFLEYMPGRRCGSSGAKVPVRFTSPDSLRNRNSKRGHYVAGSSGIAR, encoded by the coding sequence ATGCCAACGACCCTATACCGAATTCAAACCGACAACCATCGTGATACCCTTTTAGACGGTATTAGCGCCCAGTTGCGGGGTGGGCGCTGGAATCTTCGCGGGAGACCCATGGTATATACGGCCACCCCGCCTGAACTGTGCTTTCTGGAATACATGCCGGGCCGCCGCTGCGGTTCATCTGGAGCGAAAGTCCCTGTCCGATTTACCTCCCCTGATTCTCTGCGAAATCGAAATTCCAAACGGGGCCATTACGTGGCTGGCAGCTCAGGTATTGCCCGTTAA
- a CDS encoding YncE family protein has protein sequence MKAFWISAVCLSLTGSLFAQSADYHLIKKTIIGGEGGWDYLMADADGGRLYVSHGTQVEVLDLKSHEKLGVIMPTPGVHGIAVVPGTNVGYTTNGRPNTATMFDTKTLKATKEIPTGKKPDAIMYDAFSKRVFIFNNEGNSATVLDAATGNVFGTVELGGAPEAAVTDDHGTIFVNLEDKNEVAVFDARSLVVKHHWKLGKGEEPTGLAFDKPHHQLFSTCNKVMVVLDSQTGKVLAEVTTGSGTDGAVFDTSTGSAISSNGEGTLTVVKEIKPGQFEVVQTVLTTRGARTITIDPKSHHIFITTAEFGPAPAATTENPKPRPAVKPGTFMVLEYAAK, from the coding sequence ATGAAAGCATTCTGGATTTCTGCTGTATGCCTGTCTCTAACGGGCTCACTCTTCGCCCAATCGGCGGATTATCACCTCATCAAGAAAACGATCATCGGGGGCGAAGGGGGGTGGGATTATCTGATGGCCGATGCGGATGGCGGTCGGCTCTACGTCTCCCACGGGACACAGGTGGAAGTGCTCGACCTGAAAAGCCACGAGAAACTGGGGGTTATTATGCCGACACCGGGTGTTCACGGTATTGCCGTTGTACCCGGCACCAATGTCGGCTACACAACCAATGGCCGACCTAATACGGCAACGATGTTTGACACGAAGACGCTCAAAGCCACCAAAGAAATCCCAACGGGCAAAAAACCTGACGCGATCATGTACGACGCTTTCTCCAAGCGGGTCTTCATCTTCAACAATGAAGGCAACAGCGCGACGGTTCTCGATGCCGCTACGGGCAACGTATTTGGCACAGTCGAGTTGGGTGGCGCGCCTGAAGCTGCCGTTACCGATGATCACGGAACGATTTTCGTGAACCTGGAAGACAAAAATGAGGTAGCCGTTTTCGACGCCAGGTCACTGGTGGTCAAACATCACTGGAAATTAGGCAAGGGCGAAGAACCCACCGGACTGGCTTTTGACAAACCGCATCATCAATTGTTCAGCACCTGCAATAAGGTCATGGTGGTGCTGGACTCACAAACGGGCAAGGTGCTGGCGGAAGTAACGACCGGTAGCGGAACCGATGGTGCCGTATTTGACACGTCAACAGGCTCGGCTATCAGCTCCAACGGAGAAGGCACGCTAACGGTCGTGAAGGAAATCAAACCGGGCCAATTTGAGGTCGTTCAAACCGTGCTGACCACACGGGGTGCCCGCACGATTACCATCGACCCTAAAAGCCACCACATTTTTATCACAACGGCTGAATTTGGGCCAGCCCCAGCCGCCACGACAGAAAATCCCAAACCCCGACCTGCCGTAAAGCCCGGTACGTTCATGGTACTGGAATATGCTGCCAAGTGA
- a CDS encoding BamA/TamA family outer membrane protein, with translation MQNILLLALLLYSVKVRAQESRPDSVRPRRAQFIPLPVVYYTPETHLGCGLLGVYLFRTDSAARTSNVDLALIHTLNGQTVIEPTYTIFTHHEHYLIRGMMLYTQFPEFYYGLGNETADSQKELISYKSFRAYNRFLRQVKTGLFIGLQQQYVKTFDVNRSSETPFPMNTLIGGLGSVVNGMGVAAVLDTRDNIYSPVRGWYADVSSMLYGRVLGSQFAFTNYTIDVRRYKLLSPTTVLAVQGFANLNVGEVPFKLAATLGGPFVLRGYYNGRYRDNHALVFQAEVRQQLIGRLGGVVFASAGNVANVLSEFSPTEWKVAGGGGLRFLISRKEHLNLRFDVAVGQQTHGIYVNISEAF, from the coding sequence ATGCAAAATATACTGTTATTAGCCTTACTTCTCTACTCTGTTAAGGTAAGGGCACAGGAATCCAGACCAGATTCTGTTCGCCCTAGACGAGCTCAGTTTATTCCGTTACCCGTCGTATACTATACCCCCGAGACCCATCTAGGTTGTGGTCTGTTAGGCGTTTACCTATTCCGAACGGATAGTGCTGCCCGAACGTCTAATGTGGATTTAGCTCTCATTCATACACTCAACGGGCAAACGGTTATCGAACCAACCTACACCATTTTCACGCATCACGAGCATTACCTGATTCGGGGCATGATGCTCTATACGCAGTTCCCGGAATTTTATTACGGGCTTGGCAATGAAACTGCCGACAGTCAGAAGGAACTGATTTCCTATAAAAGCTTTCGGGCTTACAACCGGTTTCTGAGGCAGGTTAAGACCGGTTTGTTTATCGGTCTGCAACAACAGTATGTCAAAACGTTTGATGTCAACCGTTCGTCAGAAACGCCGTTTCCGATGAATACGCTGATTGGCGGGTTAGGCAGCGTGGTCAATGGAATGGGCGTGGCAGCTGTGCTGGATACGCGGGATAATATTTATTCGCCCGTTCGGGGCTGGTACGCTGATGTATCCAGTATGCTATATGGTCGCGTCCTGGGAAGTCAGTTTGCCTTTACCAACTACACAATAGACGTTCGGCGGTACAAATTACTATCTCCTACTACCGTTCTGGCGGTGCAGGGCTTTGCCAACCTGAATGTTGGTGAAGTTCCGTTTAAACTGGCCGCTACGTTGGGTGGGCCTTTTGTACTACGCGGCTATTACAACGGACGTTACCGCGATAACCACGCGCTGGTCTTTCAAGCTGAAGTGCGACAACAACTCATCGGACGTCTGGGTGGTGTTGTGTTTGCGTCGGCGGGAAACGTCGCGAATGTACTAAGTGAGTTTTCACCTACGGAGTGGAAAGTGGCGGGGGGGGGCGGACTCCGCTTCCTGATCAGCCGGAAAGAACACCTGAATTTGCGATTCGATGTGGCAGTGGGCCAGCAAACCCATGGCATTTATGTCAATATATCGGAAGCTTTTTAA
- a CDS encoding phosphatase PAP2 family protein translates to MKQSRRFGYSLPSCWVLVSWLLLLPLAVSVGQPLNTNARQTFLDSLPTRPATFRWVTPAVLLSTGLALSPDYPNSHFDRFYVRSELQDKIHFRTQVDNYLQYGPMIGWAGLSLAGVKGRSQPLDRAGIALVAHGIMTVVVLGLKQVTHELRPDLSDSYSFPSGHTALAFTGAGLLDREFGGVSPWIPIGGYAMATSTGILRMTNDKHWISDVLVGAGIGLLSTEVAYQVYPWLKRKLVRRKSTMH, encoded by the coding sequence ATGAAGCAAAGTCGGAGATTCGGTTATTCGTTACCATCCTGCTGGGTACTGGTCAGTTGGTTGTTGCTGCTTCCACTAGCGGTATCCGTTGGGCAGCCCCTGAATACCAATGCCCGACAAACATTTTTAGATAGCCTTCCAACGCGTCCCGCTACGTTTCGCTGGGTGACTCCGGCAGTACTCCTATCGACGGGATTAGCTTTATCACCCGACTATCCGAACAGTCATTTTGACCGCTTTTATGTCCGAAGTGAACTTCAGGATAAAATCCATTTTCGCACCCAGGTCGATAATTACCTACAGTATGGACCAATGATTGGCTGGGCCGGGTTGAGTTTGGCGGGCGTAAAAGGTAGGTCGCAACCCCTCGACAGGGCCGGTATTGCGCTGGTGGCTCACGGCATTATGACCGTAGTCGTGCTGGGTCTGAAACAGGTCACCCATGAACTTCGCCCCGATTTATCCGACTCCTATTCATTCCCATCAGGCCATACAGCCCTGGCTTTTACGGGAGCGGGTTTGCTGGATCGGGAATTTGGCGGGGTTAGTCCCTGGATTCCCATCGGAGGGTACGCGATGGCTACATCGACTGGAATACTGCGAATGACAAATGATAAACATTGGATATCGGACGTATTGGTTGGGGCGGGGATTGGCCTGCTCTCGACCGAAGTAGCCTACCAGGTCTATCCGTGGTTGAAACGGAAACTAGTTCGGCGAAAATCAACGATGCATTAA
- a CDS encoding TonB-dependent receptor domain-containing protein gives MWLRITVFLFLLTITVTFAQNPVDTPPPTVPAQSSQLSTTPISETSIKGNAKILGYVIDSTLTRVVEFANVALYETTSGKLVDGAVADAKGKFSLTHIAPGSYRLLISFLGYNAKSVDNIVLTKGQVKDIGVVRLSSNTRTLGEVTVAGKKALVEDKVDRLIYNAENDVAAKGGDALDILRKVPMLSVDPTGNVSLQGSTSVRVLINNKPSSILAHNLADALRQIPADLIKTVEVITSPSAKYDAEGSGGIINIITKKNTLQGLHLDVDGGTGNRNSTLGLNGSFRKGKLGLNLNGNGRLIYNPSASDLDQTTFLATGATPVQTHQRIDAFDKGTFAQYALGLDYDLAKNQSLTAGVRLGVRNLSQDQHQLTNTFSSERIAAPFKRDVNTQNLSNSIDVNIDYLYTYEGSSKELSFSTQYSRSNLTNNFEASNLDTLGLISTRQQNLNDATNQEFILQADYQTPVSKMLQLEFGAKNTLRRVTSDYNYLLAGPTTDFNVDPSRPSGLLNYDQNISAAYLSTTFTLPGGVVLKPGLRYEYTSIQAQTGGTQTGGTSVGGPTPISIPDYGRLLPSINVGKKVGESSSLKFGYTRRIRRPFIDDLNPNFNTANPLNIRVGNPYLKPETVDRIEIGYSTQLKKTYLNFSLYTRLNTDDIQSISQRSDTLVGAVVTRVTNLGKEYNYGTNLFATINLTSKWSINANLDIMYRFIQGLALDVNGLSAMISNQGFRWGGRMDTQVQFDKGWVVQANIGYRGKDIALQGYRIGFAQYSLGARKSFTNKRGSVGIVAENFLTQGMRFTSILTSAQFEQDYRQYIYNSSVRATFSYKFGSLNGAKVKKNKSLSEEN, from the coding sequence ATGTGGCTTAGAATCACCGTTTTTTTATTTTTACTGACGATCACTGTTACGTTCGCTCAAAATCCTGTTGATACGCCCCCTCCGACGGTTCCAGCTCAATCAAGCCAACTATCGACCACTCCAATCAGCGAAACGTCGATAAAAGGCAACGCAAAAATTTTGGGATATGTCATCGACTCTACCTTGACCAGGGTGGTTGAATTTGCGAACGTAGCCTTATATGAAACGACAAGCGGTAAACTTGTAGATGGAGCTGTGGCTGATGCGAAAGGGAAGTTTTCGCTCACCCATATTGCCCCTGGCTCATACAGACTGCTCATTTCGTTCTTGGGTTACAATGCGAAGTCTGTAGACAATATCGTTTTGACCAAAGGCCAAGTCAAAGACATAGGAGTTGTTCGACTCAGTTCCAATACGCGCACACTGGGTGAGGTAACGGTAGCGGGGAAAAAAGCGCTGGTGGAAGACAAAGTGGACCGACTAATCTATAATGCCGAAAATGATGTAGCGGCTAAAGGGGGGGATGCCCTTGACATTTTAAGAAAAGTGCCGATGCTTTCGGTCGATCCGACGGGTAACGTCTCCTTGCAAGGTAGCACCAGCGTGCGGGTTTTGATCAACAATAAACCCTCCTCCATTCTGGCCCATAATCTGGCCGATGCGCTGCGGCAGATACCGGCGGATTTGATTAAAACAGTGGAGGTCATAACCTCTCCATCCGCCAAGTACGATGCCGAAGGAAGCGGGGGGATTATTAATATTATCACCAAAAAGAACACCCTTCAGGGACTACACCTTGACGTTGACGGTGGAACGGGTAACCGCAATTCAACGCTGGGATTAAATGGCAGTTTCCGCAAAGGGAAACTGGGCCTTAACCTCAATGGCAATGGTCGACTCATTTACAATCCATCCGCGTCCGACTTGGATCAAACGACATTTCTGGCAACAGGGGCAACACCGGTTCAAACTCATCAACGAATCGACGCCTTCGACAAAGGTACCTTTGCCCAGTATGCTTTAGGATTGGATTATGATCTGGCGAAAAATCAATCCTTAACGGCGGGGGTAAGGCTGGGTGTTCGAAATTTAAGTCAGGATCAACATCAACTCACGAATACGTTCTCCAGTGAACGCATCGCTGCGCCGTTTAAACGGGATGTCAACACGCAGAATCTATCTAATTCAATTGACGTCAACATTGACTACCTGTATACCTACGAGGGGTCTTCGAAAGAATTAAGCTTTTCAACCCAGTATAGCCGGAGTAATTTGACTAATAACTTCGAGGCCAGCAACCTGGATACGCTGGGGCTCATCAGTACTCGGCAACAAAACCTGAACGATGCCACTAACCAGGAATTTATTCTTCAGGCTGATTACCAAACCCCTGTCAGTAAAATGCTTCAGCTGGAGTTTGGGGCCAAAAACACGCTTCGTCGGGTAACCAGTGACTACAATTACCTGCTGGCAGGCCCGACAACCGACTTTAATGTCGATCCCAGCCGCCCGTCGGGTTTGCTCAATTACGATCAGAACATCTCCGCTGCGTACCTATCTACCACGTTTACCTTACCCGGTGGGGTCGTCCTGAAGCCGGGATTACGTTATGAATACACCAGTATTCAGGCCCAGACTGGAGGGACCCAGACTGGAGGGACCTCTGTGGGTGGGCCAACACCCATATCAATTCCCGATTATGGACGCTTATTGCCCAGCATCAATGTGGGCAAAAAGGTGGGAGAGAGCAGCAGCCTTAAATTTGGGTATACCCGCCGTATCCGCCGACCGTTCATAGACGATCTGAATCCCAATTTCAATACAGCCAATCCACTCAATATCCGTGTGGGTAACCCGTATTTAAAGCCTGAAACCGTTGACCGGATTGAAATCGGCTACAGCACGCAATTAAAGAAAACATACCTGAATTTTTCGCTCTACACCCGGCTGAATACCGATGATATTCAATCAATTAGCCAGCGTTCGGATACGTTAGTGGGTGCGGTCGTAACCAGGGTAACCAACCTGGGTAAAGAATACAATTATGGAACGAATTTGTTTGCTACAATAAATCTGACCTCTAAGTGGAGCATAAATGCCAACCTGGATATTATGTACCGCTTTATTCAAGGGCTGGCCCTGGATGTAAATGGTCTGTCGGCCATGATCAGCAATCAGGGCTTTCGTTGGGGTGGGCGCATGGATACTCAGGTGCAATTCGATAAAGGGTGGGTGGTACAGGCCAATATTGGTTACCGGGGTAAAGACATTGCCCTGCAGGGGTATCGAATTGGCTTCGCCCAGTATTCGCTGGGAGCCCGGAAAAGTTTCACCAATAAGCGGGGTAGCGTCGGTATCGTGGCGGAGAACTTCCTGACCCAAGGCATGCGATTTACCTCTATTCTGACGTCGGCCCAGTTTGAACAGGATTATCGGCAGTATATATATAATTCCAGTGTTCGAGCCACATTCAGCTATAAATTTGGTAGTCTAAATGGAGCTAAGGTGAAGAAAAATAAATCCCTCAGCGAGGAGAATTGA
- a CDS encoding IS110 family RNA-guided transposase yields the protein MTTYNYFIGIDIGKKTNAVCVFDALENRKLELSIPNTKAGMEALLKQLNKLPDFELETTLFCMEHTGIYCQPMINFFYPIGANLWLQSAVHIKHSLGLTRGKTDKADARLIAKYCIRHQRDQRLFKLTDKVLATVRQLAQQRERLMEMAKAFTDLSQDYQAMGLLAELKLHQQTSEVALVALQKQIKLVEAQIEGHIKASPELKSNMDLLMSIPGVGRQTALFMLIFTSNFTRFTDAKKLASYAGVAPFAYESGSSVRGRTKVSRMANTKLKHLLHMAALAAVKAKGELRDYFERKVAAGKRKMSVYNAIRNKLVHRMVSVMERRTAYMAIYEK from the coding sequence ATGACTACTTACAACTACTTCATTGGTATTGATATTGGCAAGAAAACGAATGCAGTTTGTGTCTTCGATGCACTGGAAAACCGGAAACTTGAACTGTCTATACCCAACACCAAAGCGGGGATGGAAGCCTTGCTCAAACAACTCAATAAGCTACCCGACTTCGAACTGGAAACAACGCTGTTCTGTATGGAGCACACGGGGATCTATTGCCAGCCAATGATCAACTTCTTTTATCCTATCGGCGCTAATTTATGGCTGCAATCAGCAGTCCATATTAAACACTCATTGGGTTTAACGCGGGGTAAAACCGATAAGGCTGATGCCCGTTTGATTGCTAAATACTGTATCCGCCATCAGCGTGATCAGAGGCTCTTTAAGTTGACTGACAAAGTGTTAGCTACTGTTCGCCAGCTTGCCCAGCAACGGGAACGGTTGATGGAGATGGCTAAGGCCTTCACGGATTTAAGTCAGGATTACCAAGCAATGGGCCTTTTAGCGGAACTGAAGCTCCATCAGCAGACTAGTGAGGTAGCCTTAGTTGCCTTACAGAAACAGATCAAGCTGGTAGAGGCACAAATTGAAGGTCACATAAAGGCCTCCCCTGAGTTGAAATCGAACATGGATTTACTCATGAGCATACCGGGAGTGGGTCGACAAACAGCCTTGTTTATGCTCATCTTCACCAGCAATTTCACCCGGTTTACGGACGCAAAAAAGCTAGCCAGTTATGCTGGTGTGGCGCCTTTCGCTTATGAGTCAGGTTCATCAGTAAGAGGCCGAACTAAGGTCAGTCGGATGGCAAATACCAAATTGAAACATCTGTTGCATATGGCGGCCTTAGCCGCTGTCAAGGCAAAAGGTGAATTGAGGGATTATTTTGAGCGGAAAGTAGCGGCTGGAAAGCGAAAGATGAGCGTTTACAATGCTATTCGCAACAAATTGGTGCATCGAATGGTATCGGTCATGGAGCGGAGAACGGCTTACATGGCGATTTATGAGAAATAG
- the hxsD gene encoding His-Xaa-Ser system protein HxsD: MRNNYTEGDSITVFADTALYSKEAVFKCLYWYGNRFHTSVSLLDEATYLIRLRLLAGQEMAATEMELYLQKLERDLIDFNLRDIVTRETKNVRDLLIAKAFSNGEFDEDPPGELSDPVGFAVNQMAND, from the coding sequence ATGAGGAATAATTACACTGAAGGTGACAGTATAACTGTCTTCGCAGATACTGCTTTGTATTCGAAGGAAGCTGTTTTTAAATGCCTATACTGGTATGGCAACCGATTTCATACATCTGTTTCTCTTCTGGATGAAGCTACTTATCTCATTCGATTAAGACTGCTTGCCGGTCAGGAAATGGCCGCAACCGAAATGGAGCTTTACCTACAAAAACTAGAGCGTGATTTGATTGATTTCAATTTGCGTGATATAGTTACTCGGGAAACTAAAAACGTACGTGACCTTTTGATCGCCAAAGCTTTTTCAAATGGCGAATTTGATGAGGACCCTCCCGGTGAATTATCTGATCCGGTAGGCTTCGCTGTAAATCAAATGGCTAATGATTAA
- the hxsB gene encoding His-Xaa-Ser system radical SAM maturase HxsB translates to MIKEREAKTSRKFKEADVYDQQSGDQYFLLPFRFHRLNEDQEIIVNEVGDYLIIPTGTYEQIVRRRISKTTHHTLYADLLSGFFISEEPISPLIDVLATRYRTKKSFLDQFTALHIFVISLRCEHTCHYCQVSRVTQDKEKYDMAYRYIDRGIDMMMQSPNPHVTMEFQGGEALLAFDNIVYAVERTKVLALEHGKQVTYVICTNLAVVTREMLEYCLANEILISTSLDGPSTLHNQNRKRPGRNSYELTIQGIELARSILGKDRVSALMTTTNLSLGYPEEIVDEYFNQGFRSIFLRPISPYGFAVRNERKNSYETDQFLHFYKKALDRIIEYNVQGHFFSEDYATIILRKVLTPFPVGYVDLSSPAGAITNAIVFNYDGAVYASDESRMLAEMNDFTFRLGHLDTHSYEEIFYGKKTEQLAQVWSNENLPGCSECAFQSYCGADPIHNHATQGDVWGYRPTSTFCQKNMEIIRYLIELMEKEPTVKSIFESWIRPRH, encoded by the coding sequence ATGATTAAGGAGAGAGAAGCCAAAACCAGCCGAAAGTTTAAAGAAGCGGATGTTTATGACCAACAGTCCGGCGACCAATACTTTCTCCTTCCTTTTCGGTTCCATAGGCTCAATGAGGATCAGGAAATCATCGTGAATGAAGTAGGAGATTACTTAATAATACCTACTGGCACCTACGAGCAGATTGTTCGAAGACGAATTTCGAAAACTACGCATCATACGTTATACGCTGATCTACTGAGTGGCTTCTTTATTTCTGAGGAGCCAATCTCTCCATTAATTGATGTACTAGCTACTCGGTACCGGACAAAGAAGTCCTTCTTAGATCAGTTTACCGCACTGCATATTTTTGTCATTTCACTCCGCTGTGAACACACCTGCCATTATTGTCAGGTTTCTAGGGTCACTCAGGACAAGGAGAAATACGATATGGCCTATCGCTATATAGACCGAGGTATTGATATGATGATGCAGTCGCCTAATCCCCATGTAACGATGGAGTTCCAGGGGGGCGAGGCTTTATTGGCATTTGACAATATTGTGTATGCTGTCGAACGGACAAAAGTACTGGCCCTAGAGCATGGGAAGCAAGTCACGTATGTGATCTGTACGAATTTGGCCGTAGTTACCCGGGAGATGCTGGAATACTGTCTGGCTAATGAGATCCTGATTTCTACCTCACTCGATGGTCCATCTACTTTGCATAATCAGAATCGAAAAAGACCAGGCCGAAACAGCTATGAGTTAACGATTCAGGGTATTGAATTGGCCCGATCTATCCTGGGAAAGGATCGCGTATCCGCTTTGATGACAACAACCAACCTGTCGCTCGGCTATCCGGAAGAAATCGTTGATGAGTATTTTAACCAAGGATTCAGGAGTATCTTTTTAAGACCAATTTCACCCTATGGGTTTGCGGTTCGTAACGAACGAAAAAACAGTTATGAAACCGATCAGTTTCTCCATTTCTACAAAAAGGCGTTAGATCGAATCATTGAGTACAATGTACAAGGTCACTTTTTCTCTGAGGACTATGCGACCATTATTCTAAGAAAGGTATTAACGCCATTTCCCGTTGGCTATGTGGATCTGAGCTCCCCTGCCGGTGCCATTACCAATGCGATCGTATTCAATTATGATGGGGCTGTATATGCCAGTGATGAAAGCCGGATGCTGGCCGAAATGAATGACTTCACCTTTCGGCTAGGTCATTTGGATACGCATTCCTACGAGGAGATATTTTACGGTAAGAAAACAGAGCAATTGGCTCAAGTATGGTCCAATGAGAACTTACCGGGGTGCTCGGAGTGTGCGTTTCAAAGTTACTGTGGGGCTGATCCGATTCATAACCATGCTACTCAGGGTGATGTATGGGGTTATCGGCCAACCAGTACCTTCTGCCAGAAAAATATGGAAATTATACGGTATCTAATCGAACTAATGGAGAAAGAGCCAACGGTTAAGTCTATTTTCGAAAGCTGGATAAGGCCCCGCCACTAA